One genomic window of Solanum dulcamara chromosome 10, daSolDulc1.2, whole genome shotgun sequence includes the following:
- the LOC129870130 gene encoding palmitoyl-acyl carrier protein thioesterase, chloroplastic: MMATAATCALFPAANPPPDSGAKSSGNLGGSLPGSIDTRGLNVKKPGFGSLQAKANAQAPPKVNGTKVGVMDGFKNDDEVISSHHPRTFINQLPDWSMLLAAITTIFLAAEKQWMMLDWKPKRPDMLADPFGLGKIVQDGLVFRQNFSIRSYEIGADRTASIETMMNHLQETALNHVKSAGLMHGGFGSTPEMSKRNLIWVVTKMQVVVDRYPTWGDVVQVDTWVAASGKNGMRRDWLLRDSNTGDVLMRASSQWVMMNKETRRLSKIPDEARAEIEGFFVDSPPVIGEDSRKLPKLDETTADYTRTGLTPRWSDLDVNQHVNNVKYIGWILESAPMQILEGCELAAMTLEYRRECRRDSVLQSLTSVLDKGVDDLADFGNVECQHVLRLENGGEVVKGRTEWRPKLVNGIGSLGGFPAESA, encoded by the exons ATGATGGCCACTGCTGCTACTTGTGCACTCTTCCCTGCTGCTAATCCACCTCCTGACTCTGGAGCAAAATCGTCTGGAAATTTAGGAGGAAGTCTTCCAGGAAGTATAGATACACGGGGGCTTAATGTTAAGAAGCCTGGTTTTGGGAGCCTACAAGCTAAGGCCAATGCTCAAGCTCCACCTAAGGTGAATGGAACAAAGGTTGGCGTTATGGATGGCTTCAAAAATGATGATGAGGTGATTTCTTCACATCATCCTAGGACCTTTATCAACCAGTTACCTGATTGGAGTATGCTCCTTGCCGCCATCACAACAATTTTTTTAGCTGCTGAGAAGCAATGGATGATGCTTGATTGGAAGCCTAAGCGTCCTGATATGCTCGCTGATCCATTCGGATTAGGAAAAATTGTGCAGGATGGCTTAGTATTCCGTCAAAATTTTAGCATCAGGTCCTATGAAATAGGGGCTGATAGGACTGCGTCTATAGAAACAATGATGAATCATTTACAG GAAACTGCTCTTAACCATGTCAAGAGTGCGGGACTCATGCATGGTGGGTTTGGATCAACTCCGGAAATGTCCAAGAGAAATTTGATCTGGGTCGTTACTAAAATGCAGGTTGTGGTGGACCGTTATCCAACTTG GGGTGATGTTGTTCAAGTAGACACTTGGGTAGCTGCATCGGGGAAAAATGGTATGCGGAGAGATTGGCTCCTCCGCGATAGTAATACAGGGGATGTGTTGATGAGAGCTTCCAG CCAATGGGTGATGATGAATAAGGAGACGAGAAGATTATCTAAAATACCAGATGAGGCTCGGGCTGAAATTGAAGGTTTTTTTGTTGATTCACCTCCTGTTATTGGTGAGGACAGCAGGAAGTTACCAAAACTTGACGAGACAACAGCAGACTACACTCGAACTGGTTTAACT CCAAGATGGAGTGATTTGGATGTTAACCAGCATGTTAATAATGTCAAGTACATTGGCTGGATTCTTGAG AGTGCACCCATGCAAATACTAGAGGGTTGTGAGCTTGCTGCCATGACATTGGAGTACCGTAGGGAGTGCAGAAGGGACAGTGTGCTGCAGTCTCTGACCTCTGTACTCGACAAGGGAGTCGACGACTTAGCCGACTTTGGGAACGTCGAGTGTCAACATGTCCTTCGGCTTGAAAATGGTGGAGAGGTTGTTAAGGGACGGACTGAATGGAGGCCGAAACTTGTCAATGGAATTGGGAGCCTGGGCGGATTCCCAGCAGAGAGCGCGTAG